The Listeria welshimeri serovar 6b str. SLCC5334 genome has a window encoding:
- a CDS encoding CocE/NonD family hydrolase, with translation MKHNQLIIETDIPAKMRDGVTLYADIYRPADEGKYPVLLTRLPYSKSYGLHFIRPNILAEQGYIVIVQDVRGRYKSEGEFVPYIAEVDDGYDTIEWAANLPYSNGDVGMFGLSYYGYTQILAAMSGNKHLKAMAPIMAQNSMTDVFNDHDGALELGMWETWNLESMLPNMLTRKYNTSEELEQAVNALMKNLDNLDSLYKFKPYKDWPAIGREEMPYFSELLHYEPTHNHWQKIDAKSNYDKISVPGLHVAGWYDCFLDKTIANFQNGHCRKLGDKLVIGPWTHANFTQMIGDRDFGMAATKWGEANMHARHLEWFNHWLKQEPLPEMPAVNYFVMGLNDWKTSETWPPKNAVTTPLYFKSGAVSAEFTPPTTAYEAKFSYDPENPVPSNGGGTLHKELHADGPRDQKHLEMREDILCYSTAPLEEALEITGEIQVKLWAKTDAPNTDFTAKLVDVFPDGTAFNLADGIIRANKQHGDSVQNNINQYTIDLWATSNLFKKGHQIRIEISSSNFPRFDPNPNTGDSFINSTKSQIAHQTIYHSPEYPSHILLPIIR, from the coding sequence GTGAAACATAATCAATTAATAATAGAAACAGATATTCCAGCCAAAATGCGCGACGGAGTAACTCTTTACGCAGATATATATCGCCCTGCGGATGAAGGGAAGTATCCAGTATTGCTAACAAGATTACCATATAGCAAGTCTTATGGGCTCCATTTTATACGCCCTAATATTTTGGCAGAGCAAGGCTACATTGTCATAGTTCAAGATGTTCGTGGCAGATATAAATCAGAAGGAGAATTTGTTCCATACATAGCAGAAGTAGACGATGGATATGACACAATTGAGTGGGCAGCGAATTTACCGTATTCAAATGGGGATGTTGGTATGTTTGGTTTATCGTACTATGGATATACGCAAATTTTAGCTGCGATGAGTGGTAATAAACATTTGAAAGCGATGGCTCCAATTATGGCGCAAAATAGTATGACAGATGTATTTAACGATCATGATGGTGCGCTAGAATTAGGAATGTGGGAGACTTGGAACTTAGAATCAATGCTTCCAAATATGCTAACTCGTAAATACAACACGAGTGAAGAACTAGAACAAGCAGTTAATGCTTTAATGAAAAACCTAGATAATCTTGACTCACTATATAAATTCAAACCATATAAAGATTGGCCTGCGATTGGTCGGGAAGAAATGCCTTATTTTTCGGAACTTCTCCACTATGAGCCGACACATAACCACTGGCAAAAAATCGATGCAAAAAGTAATTACGATAAAATTAGTGTGCCAGGACTCCATGTAGCTGGTTGGTATGACTGCTTTTTAGACAAAACAATCGCTAATTTTCAAAATGGTCATTGTCGTAAACTTGGCGATAAGCTCGTTATTGGCCCATGGACACATGCTAATTTCACGCAAATGATTGGAGATCGTGATTTTGGTATGGCTGCAACTAAATGGGGCGAAGCAAATATGCATGCAAGACATCTGGAGTGGTTCAATCATTGGTTAAAACAAGAGCCGTTACCAGAAATGCCAGCAGTGAACTATTTTGTTATGGGATTAAATGATTGGAAAACATCTGAAACTTGGCCGCCGAAAAATGCAGTCACAACACCTCTTTATTTTAAATCTGGTGCAGTAAGTGCAGAATTCACCCCACCAACAACCGCTTATGAAGCAAAATTCAGCTATGACCCGGAAAACCCAGTCCCATCAAATGGCGGTGGAACTTTACACAAAGAGTTACATGCAGATGGTCCTCGTGATCAAAAGCACCTAGAAATGCGTGAAGACATTCTTTGTTATTCAACCGCTCCATTAGAAGAAGCGCTAGAAATTACAGGAGAAATCCAAGTGAAATTATGGGCGAAAACAGATGCGCCAAACACTGATTTTACTGCTAAATTAGTGGATGTTTTTCCAGACGGAACAGCATTTAACCTAGCAGACGGGATTATCCGAGCTAACAAACAGCACGGAGATAGTGTTCAAAATAATATTAATCAATACACAATCGACTTATGGGCAACGAGTAATCTATTCAAAAAAGGACATCAGATCCGCATCGAAATATCTTCAAGTAATTTCCCGAGATTCGACCCAAATCCAAATACTGGCGATAGCTTCATTAATTCAACTAAAAGCCAAATTGCGCACCAAACAATCTATCATAGCCCAGAATACCCGTCCCATATCCTTCTGCCAATTATTCGTTAG